From a region of the Spirochaetota bacterium genome:
- a CDS encoding MBL fold metallo-hydrolase, which translates to MSLKLAFLGTGTCNSTPRNPSALALSDGNEILLIDCGGGCYHQLARLNDNHFRYNTISTILLTHFHIDHVSGLADILWGEMWDKRSQRIEPITIAGPPGLVRFMNNHILPLIGNYSIPFKIISIDLEDGAIFKGSYFSAQSFKVVHGDAACGYLIDTGIKKLAITGDTGFCDNLVNLLSASDIAVMEWSMADYCDHPSHISRTDIERLLNLKIFPSKTYFTHIYPSPGTSFYEQVRFNRKILNGYKKSFFFPQDLETTIID; encoded by the coding sequence ATGTCATTAAAGTTAGCATTCCTTGGCACAGGAACCTGCAACTCCACACCGCGCAATCCATCGGCCCTGGCACTTTCAGACGGAAATGAGATTCTTCTGATTGACTGCGGCGGCGGGTGCTATCACCAGTTAGCCAGACTGAATGATAATCATTTCAGATATAATACTATCAGCACTATACTGCTCACGCATTTTCATATTGATCATGTATCGGGTCTTGCTGATATCCTGTGGGGTGAAATGTGGGATAAACGAAGCCAGAGAATCGAACCGATAACTATCGCAGGGCCACCGGGACTTGTCCGATTTATGAATAATCATATTCTTCCTTTAATTGGGAATTATTCAATACCCTTCAAGATTATTTCGATAGATCTTGAAGATGGAGCGATATTCAAAGGATCATATTTCTCTGCACAATCATTCAAGGTGGTGCATGGTGATGCTGCATGCGGTTATCTTATCGATACCGGTATCAAAAAACTCGCCATTACCGGCGATACTGGTTTTTGTGACAACCTGGTTAATCTCTTATCAGCTTCTGATATTGCTGTCATGGAATGGAGCATGGCAGATTATTGCGATCATCCTTCGCATATTTCCCGGACTGATATTGAACGACTTCTCAATCTTAAAATTTTTCCATCAAAAACTTATTTTACCCATATCTACCCCTCCCCTGGAACATCTTTCTATGAACAGGTTCGGTTCAATAGAAAAATTTTGAATGGATATAAAAAATCATTCTTTTTCCCACAGGATTTGGAGACGACAATTATCGATTGA
- a CDS encoding AraC family transcriptional regulator produces MTDMIVVFLIFFGGAMSWTMALGQLMDRDKSTLTYMLAAFLFCAGACMMYNGLRVSSLIYTYPHCAFTYIPFLYFTGPTFFFCFKSLTGEHYRLQWRDALHIIPLAIIMIALIPYYALDVNSKLEILKTPARFNVNNPQQSFYAVIVFIVVAANISYLAVFVRNSSFLWDIKYLKMKKISSLYAVIMTLSYMVALIFTIGLIIYNLWLTDHWFYLLIIKTMSVMSFTVILLIYLASRRDPHFFQFMQQQVKKIRYERSKIDKLNLEQVLERMNYLMKEEKIFFDEDLNLNKLAGELAIEPYQLSQILNEKIGKNFNMYINEFRIEEAKSLLLEEPDRSIVSVSYAVGFNSPTSFYDWFFKMTGLSPSKFRKKQHLE; encoded by the coding sequence ATGACAGATATGATCGTCGTCTTCCTTATCTTTTTCGGAGGGGCCATGTCCTGGACCATGGCGCTGGGCCAGTTGATGGATAGGGACAAAAGCACCCTGACCTACATGCTGGCCGCGTTCCTCTTTTGCGCCGGTGCATGCATGATGTACAACGGCCTCAGGGTTTCAAGCCTCATCTACACGTATCCCCACTGTGCCTTCACGTATATCCCTTTTCTCTATTTTACCGGGCCCACGTTCTTCTTCTGTTTCAAGTCCCTTACCGGGGAACATTACCGGCTGCAGTGGAGGGATGCCCTCCACATAATTCCTCTCGCAATCATCATGATAGCGCTGATCCCCTATTACGCCCTGGACGTAAACTCCAAGCTGGAAATCCTGAAAACGCCGGCCCGGTTCAATGTTAACAACCCGCAGCAGTCATTCTATGCGGTTATCGTATTTATTGTGGTGGCGGCCAATATCTCATACCTGGCAGTTTTTGTGAGAAACAGCTCCTTTCTGTGGGACATCAAATATCTAAAAATGAAGAAAATATCCTCGCTGTATGCGGTCATCATGACACTGTCATATATGGTCGCGCTGATCTTCACCATCGGACTGATCATATATAATCTCTGGCTGACCGATCACTGGTTTTATCTCCTGATAATCAAGACCATGTCGGTCATGTCTTTTACCGTCATCCTGCTGATATACCTGGCGAGCAGGCGGGACCCGCATTTCTTCCAGTTCATGCAGCAGCAGGTCAAGAAGATCCGCTACGAACGGTCCAAGATCGACAAGTTGAACCTCGAGCAGGTCTTGGAGCGCATGAATTACCTCATGAAAGAGGAGAAGATTTTCTTCGACGAGGACCTCAATCTCAACAAGCTCGCGGGGGAACTGGCCATAGAGCCATATCAGCTTTCACAGATACTGAACGAGAAGATCGGAAAAAACTTCAATATGTACATCAACGAGTTCCGCATCGAGGAAGCCAAAAGCCTGCTCCTGGAAGAGCCTGACAGATCGATCGTATCGGTTTCCTATGCCGTGGGCTTCAATTCACCCACTTCCTTTTACGACTGGTTCTTCAAAATGACAGGACTATCACCTTCGAAATTCCGCAAAAAACAACATCTTGAATAA
- a CDS encoding alpha/beta hydrolase: MLICAAGMEETPKHLPGFIKFGRALGIEGLAADMMDEAMIRRHVPALMFYKENPMPDEFVKDIMMSNLRNKEDRKAMAKVTREGLFQNFLDKQCPEIKTPTLVISAKYDRVIHPTMGERYHSLIPNSKFILIDLAAHMAPWEKAEEIAATITQFCR; encoded by the coding sequence GTGCTTATCTGCGCGGCAGGCATGGAGGAGACGCCCAAGCATCTCCCCGGCTTTATCAAATTCGGCCGCGCCCTCGGCATTGAGGGCCTTGCCGCGGACATGATGGATGAGGCGATGATACGGCGCCATGTGCCGGCCCTCATGTTCTACAAGGAAAACCCGATGCCCGATGAATTCGTCAAGGATATCATGATGAGCAACCTGAGAAACAAAGAGGACCGGAAAGCCATGGCCAAGGTTACCAGGGAAGGCCTGTTCCAGAATTTCCTCGACAAGCAATGCCCGGAGATCAAGACGCCGACCCTTGTCATATCTGCCAAGTACGATCGTGTGATACATCCCACCATGGGCGAAAGGTATCATTCCCTGATCCCCAACTCCAAGTTTATCCTTATAGACCTGGCTGCTCACATGGCGCCCTGGGAAAAAGCTGAGGAGATTGCGGCAACTATTACCCAATTTTGCCGGTAA
- the proC gene encoding pyrroline-5-carboxylate reductase produces MTTATRRIGCIGAGNMGGAILSRLAAAGDPSSLSVYDIAAAKAEALAHGTGINAAKSPEELARASEILIIAVKPDTVAASLDAIKGAIAADCIIVSIAAGISITAMEKIVGPSRKIVRVMPNTPAMVGEGMSVLSPNDSVDENSLIEVERIFSAIGRVLVLPEKLMDAVTGLSGSGPAYVFTFIQALADGGVKLGIPRDKALVLAAQTVMGSARYLLESGEDPMALRGKVTSPGGTTIEGIHVLERSGFSGIVMDAVEKAAQKSQRLGEK; encoded by the coding sequence ATGACAACAGCTACACGAAGGATTGGATGCATCGGAGCGGGCAACATGGGCGGGGCGATCCTGTCCCGCCTTGCCGCCGCAGGCGATCCATCCTCCCTTTCGGTTTATGATATTGCAGCGGCCAAGGCTGAAGCCCTGGCGCATGGCACCGGCATAAACGCCGCGAAGTCGCCGGAAGAACTGGCCCGTGCGTCGGAGATACTGATAATCGCGGTGAAGCCCGACACGGTCGCGGCGTCACTTGATGCCATAAAGGGCGCAATCGCTGCCGATTGTATTATCGTTTCCATCGCCGCCGGCATTTCCATAACGGCAATGGAAAAGATCGTGGGTCCGTCGCGTAAGATCGTTAGGGTGATGCCCAATACGCCGGCCATGGTGGGGGAGGGGATGTCGGTCCTGTCGCCTAACGACAGCGTGGATGAAAATTCGCTGATTGAAGTGGAGCGAATATTTTCGGCGATTGGCAGGGTCCTGGTCCTGCCGGAGAAGCTCATGGATGCGGTAACGGGCCTGTCGGGCAGCGGCCCGGCCTATGTGTTCACGTTCATCCAGGCGCTGGCCGATGGCGGCGTAAAGCTCGGCATTCCCCGCGACAAGGCCCTTGTCCTTGCCGCGCAGACGGTGATGGGCTCAGCCAGGTACCTTCTGGAGAGCGGGGAAGATCCCATGGCGCTGCGGGGGAAGGTGACTTCGCCCGGCGGCACCACCATCGAGGGGATCCACGTCCTGGAGCGGAGCGGCTTTTCCGGTATCGTCATGGATGCCGTTGAAAAAGCAGCCCAAAAATCTCAACGATTAGGAGAAAAGTGA
- a CDS encoding CocE/NonD family hydrolase, with translation MNVRVTVPKSANPHSSADTELWATVIKHGDCNKLPTILVVTPYRREIMMMLHLPLIASGYNLMGIDIRGTGSSAGDWSSFDLVEQYDIKYVVDNFIPSKSWSDGKVGMIGGSYEAIIQLLTAGLVDKDPATGEPVHLKAIFPMVPMADAYRDIVMHGGNCDLLFIPMWLGIVDLLGVLPSMVNLGVDGSFTKEDLANARTVWTEHMSHISTTIGWIMDASNMTKGPFYEKKSSMIYWPVKPKKGWGFTEGDNNTISSKLPVFEVGGWYDIFTRGTCNWYQYGLSQHATTDKRMIIGPYYHLEGAMGMGLNSVMSGKVAARWFDWKIKKKSDPFMEEFPVMLYIMGEDKWRAEKAWPLPESRVDHKTLYLTKHAPTPIDGDWYTDDPDPLNWHIYKNNNYGLSETKDTSGDNPVLKHDVFNLIERLNLHGGNSRSSVRWLMGMEALIPEMSKFFLGVNVDAEQWYEDERHDEKQCLTFTTEELDEDVEITGPLTVTFWAKTKFSGSLTQSTIDLIFSVIKNKFNIDANLMLDSMNKLDVQWIGELNDVFPDGRARNITSGWLSAWHRPYDPTGATSTGLVDDVKVVQHALDPAYVPFDPFYDNPDKNPKAIKEGELYQYCIELWPTSNIFKKGHRIRVSLSASDFPHLLPIIQPSNNTIVIDDAHEARVDFTSPNTGSEGSDWKWIGDNKDADEYLLSGGSTGCGSTATAASSQGTPAGIAAEIMGLLGIMILPMSVIMMQRYLRRRRRA, from the coding sequence TTGAACGTACGCGTAACCGTTCCGAAATCCGCCAATCCCCATAGCTCGGCCGATACCGAACTATGGGCCACGGTGATAAAGCATGGTGACTGCAACAAGCTCCCCACGATCCTTGTCGTTACCCCCTATCGCCGGGAGATAATGATGATGCTCCACCTGCCCCTCATCGCGAGCGGCTACAATCTCATGGGAATCGACATCCGGGGAACCGGCTCGTCCGCCGGCGACTGGAGCTCCTTTGACCTGGTTGAACAATATGACATTAAATACGTTGTTGATAATTTCATTCCTTCAAAATCATGGTCCGACGGAAAGGTCGGCATGATCGGAGGCTCCTATGAGGCGATCATCCAGCTCCTTACCGCCGGGCTGGTCGACAAGGACCCGGCAACGGGAGAACCGGTCCACCTGAAAGCGATATTTCCCATGGTCCCCATGGCCGACGCCTACCGCGACATCGTCATGCACGGCGGCAACTGTGACCTTCTTTTCATTCCCATGTGGCTCGGCATCGTGGACCTCCTGGGTGTCCTTCCCTCGATGGTCAATCTGGGAGTCGATGGATCATTCACGAAGGAAGACCTCGCCAATGCCCGGACAGTCTGGACCGAACATATGAGCCACATATCCACCACCATAGGCTGGATCATGGACGCATCCAACATGACCAAGGGCCCCTTCTACGAAAAGAAATCATCCATGATCTACTGGCCGGTGAAGCCGAAAAAAGGCTGGGGCTTTACCGAAGGCGACAACAACACCATATCAAGCAAACTGCCGGTCTTTGAAGTGGGAGGCTGGTACGATATATTCACCAGGGGAACCTGCAACTGGTATCAATACGGCCTGAGCCAGCATGCCACAACCGATAAAAGAATGATCATCGGCCCCTACTACCACCTGGAAGGCGCCATGGGCATGGGCCTCAATTCCGTCATGAGCGGCAAGGTTGCGGCGAGGTGGTTTGACTGGAAGATCAAGAAGAAGAGCGATCCCTTCATGGAGGAGTTCCCGGTCATGCTCTACATCATGGGCGAAGACAAGTGGCGGGCTGAGAAAGCCTGGCCCCTGCCGGAAAGCAGGGTCGACCACAAAACGCTCTACCTGACCAAGCACGCCCCGACCCCCATCGACGGCGACTGGTACACCGACGATCCGGACCCGTTGAATTGGCATATCTACAAAAACAACAACTACGGCCTGAGCGAAACCAAGGACACCTCCGGCGACAACCCGGTGCTGAAGCATGATGTCTTCAATCTGATAGAGAGGCTGAACCTCCACGGCGGTAATTCCCGTTCCAGCGTGCGATGGTTGATGGGAATGGAGGCGCTGATCCCTGAAATGTCCAAGTTCTTCCTCGGCGTGAACGTCGACGCGGAGCAATGGTATGAGGATGAGCGCCACGATGAGAAGCAATGTCTCACCTTTACCACGGAAGAGCTGGACGAAGACGTGGAGATCACAGGTCCCCTGACAGTAACCTTCTGGGCGAAGACAAAGTTCTCCGGCTCCCTTACACAGTCCACGATAGACCTGATATTCAGTGTAATCAAAAACAAATTCAATATCGACGCAAACCTGATGCTTGACAGCATGAACAAGCTCGATGTCCAGTGGATAGGCGAATTGAACGACGTGTTCCCGGACGGAAGGGCCCGCAACATAACCTCCGGCTGGCTCTCCGCGTGGCACCGCCCCTACGATCCGACGGGCGCGACCAGCACCGGTCTCGTCGACGACGTGAAGGTGGTCCAGCACGCCCTTGATCCGGCCTATGTTCCCTTTGATCCCTTCTACGACAATCCGGACAAGAACCCGAAGGCGATCAAGGAGGGCGAGCTCTACCAGTACTGCATCGAGCTGTGGCCGACCAGCAACATCTTCAAGAAGGGTCACCGAATACGGGTAAGCCTGTCCGCGTCCGATTTCCCGCACCTGCTGCCGATCATACAGCCTTCGAACAACACGATCGTGATCGACGACGCCCATGAGGCGCGGGTAGATTTTACATCGCCCAACACCGGCAGCGAGGGAAGCGACTGGAAATGGATCGGCGACAACAAGGATGCCGATGAATACCTGCTTTCCGGCGGCTCCACCGGCTGCGGGTCCACGGCAACCGCGGCATCTTCACAGGGAACGCCGGCCGGCATTGCGGCCGAGATCATGGGCCTCCTGGGCATCATGATACTCCCGATGTCGGTCATCATGATGCAGCGTTACTTACGAAGGAGAAGAAGAGCATAA
- the speD gene encoding adenosylmethionine decarboxylase, with protein MHLGIHYLAEFFDCDRKKIDDAAFVEKVMIEATNLSSATIIRPFFHQFSPQGVSGVIVIAESHFAIHTWPEHGYTAVDLFSCSDFDYKAALNHIRITIGAKHYTVGQVRRGILADSGVAMPAEWDDIDL; from the coding sequence ATGCATCTGGGCATACATTATCTGGCTGAATTCTTTGACTGTGATCGGAAAAAGATCGATGATGCGGCATTTGTTGAAAAGGTCATGATAGAAGCGACAAATCTCTCGAGCGCCACGATCATCCGGCCCTTTTTCCATCAGTTCAGTCCACAGGGAGTAAGTGGCGTGATAGTTATCGCCGAATCCCATTTCGCGATTCACACCTGGCCGGAACATGGCTATACGGCCGTCGATCTATTCAGCTGCTCTGATTTTGACTACAAGGCTGCATTAAATCATATCCGGATAACTATTGGGGCGAAACATTATACCGTGGGACAGGTCCGTCGGGGAATACTTGCCGATAGTGGTGTTGCTATGCCGGCGGAATGGGACGATATTGATTTGTAA
- a CDS encoding 4Fe-4S binding protein, with the protein MLDKTVDDMFDFYSPEDKQNFFIAYLYLKHTDHFAYTVLQTLGIPTAEPKNHPGPTVDAMLRSYVKQIAMLAPDRETNIYHGKVVKHEDARKLVSLDVPVSYRVPERVVPFKIARDVILENPGAMAVGICACRQNQTNPCVPESEMEACLIMGDPFASFIAANNPRFRKCSREEALVVLEKAHARGDVHTAYFKKEMGNRLIAICNCCSCCCMGMVMWNKLKGAVPFLAPSGYVAEVKEGCTACGNCVDICPFNAITMDESAGRVAVDNKFCMGCGVCQDSCAMDGIRLRKDPEKGEPLDLDLLGKM; encoded by the coding sequence ATGCTGGATAAGACTGTTGATGATATGTTCGATTTCTATTCCCCGGAGGATAAGCAGAATTTTTTCATTGCTTATTTGTACCTCAAGCACACGGATCATTTCGCATACACTGTGCTGCAAACCCTGGGCATCCCCACGGCCGAGCCGAAAAACCATCCCGGCCCAACGGTCGACGCCATGCTCAGGTCCTATGTGAAGCAGATCGCGATGCTCGCTCCCGACAGGGAGACCAACATTTACCATGGGAAGGTGGTAAAGCATGAGGACGCTCGCAAGCTGGTTTCGCTTGATGTGCCGGTGAGCTATCGCGTGCCGGAGCGGGTTGTTCCCTTCAAGATCGCCCGCGATGTCATCCTTGAGAATCCCGGAGCCATGGCCGTGGGCATCTGCGCATGCAGGCAAAACCAGACCAATCCCTGCGTTCCGGAATCGGAAATGGAGGCGTGCCTGATAATGGGTGACCCCTTCGCGTCCTTCATCGCGGCGAACAACCCGCGCTTCAGGAAATGCTCCAGGGAAGAAGCCCTGGTGGTGCTCGAAAAGGCCCATGCCAGGGGCGATGTCCATACGGCATATTTTAAAAAGGAAATGGGAAACCGCCTCATAGCCATATGCAACTGTTGCAGTTGCTGCTGCATGGGCATGGTCATGTGGAATAAGCTGAAGGGAGCCGTGCCGTTTCTCGCACCGTCGGGCTATGTCGCCGAAGTGAAAGAGGGATGCACCGCCTGCGGGAATTGTGTTGACATATGCCCCTTCAACGCCATCACGATGGATGAATCCGCCGGCAGGGTGGCTGTGGATAATAAGTTCTGCATGGGGTGTGGCGTATGTCAGGATTCCTGCGCCATGGATGGAATTCGTCTGAGGAAGGATCCGGAGAAAGGAGAGCCCCTTGATCTGGATTTGTTGGGTAAGATGTAG
- a CDS encoding adenylate kinase — protein MNILIFGPNGSGKGTQGAVVQKKYTVTHIESGVIFRENIKGGTELGKKAKAYIDKGDLVPDDITIPMILDRLQKDDCKKGWLLDGFPRNDEQAKALDEALKKAGMKLDCVIEILLDRDIAKNRIMGRRLCATDNNHPNNIFIDAIKPAEKGGEMVCRVCGGKLSARSDDQDETAIGKRHDIYYNKNNGTLAAVDYFKKLSKANGGVPRIIELDGKPGVKEVSEDLMKKLG, from the coding sequence ATGAATATTCTCATATTCGGGCCCAATGGAAGCGGTAAAGGTACGCAGGGCGCTGTAGTTCAAAAAAAGTATACTGTAACGCATATCGAATCTGGCGTGATTTTCCGGGAAAACATAAAAGGCGGCACCGAGCTTGGTAAAAAAGCCAAAGCATATATCGACAAGGGTGACCTGGTTCCCGATGATATCACCATCCCCATGATACTGGACAGACTTCAGAAAGACGACTGCAAAAAAGGCTGGCTCCTGGATGGATTTCCCCGCAATGACGAGCAGGCCAAAGCCCTTGATGAGGCATTGAAAAAAGCCGGCATGAAACTGGACTGCGTTATCGAAATATTACTGGATAGGGATATAGCGAAAAACAGGATCATGGGACGCAGGCTGTGCGCCACCGACAACAACCACCCCAACAATATCTTTATCGATGCAATCAAACCTGCCGAAAAAGGCGGCGAAATGGTATGCCGCGTATGCGGCGGCAAGCTCTCGGCCCGCTCCGACGACCAGGATGAGACCGCCATCGGCAAGCGTCACGATATTTACTACAACAAAAATAACGGCACCCTCGCGGCGGTTGATTACTTCAAAAAGCTGTCCAAGGCCAACGGCGGCGTTCCGCGGATCATTGAGCTGGATGGCAAACCGGGTGTCAAAGAAGTAAGCGAAGATCTGATGAAAAAACTAGGATAG
- a CDS encoding YggS family pyridoxal phosphate-dependent enzyme encodes MSIIENYKRIEAEIADIAASSGRDPRGTRIICVSKTFDESVVQEAINAGIRVFGENKIQEAKRKIPNLKGEFAFHMIGHLQSNKARDAVLLFDLIHSIDKADTAAAVDREAARTGKIQKVLVQVNTSGEESKSGTGPADATDLVKRILDMKNLELRGVMTMAPFTDDEGVIRETFKAARELMEDINDSLDISLEELSMGMSSDYRIAVEEGATMVRIGTAIFGHRD; translated from the coding sequence ATGAGTATTATCGAGAACTATAAGAGGATTGAAGCGGAGATTGCGGATATTGCCGCGTCATCCGGAAGGGATCCCCGGGGAACTCGCATAATATGCGTTAGTAAAACTTTCGATGAATCGGTCGTGCAGGAGGCCATAAACGCGGGGATCAGGGTGTTCGGCGAAAATAAGATCCAGGAGGCCAAGCGGAAGATCCCGAACCTGAAAGGCGAATTCGCATTTCACATGATCGGGCACCTCCAGTCGAACAAGGCCCGAGACGCCGTTTTGCTCTTTGACCTGATCCATTCCATTGACAAGGCCGATACCGCGGCGGCAGTGGACCGGGAGGCGGCCAGGACAGGCAAGATACAGAAAGTACTGGTCCAGGTGAACACCTCCGGAGAGGAAAGCAAAAGCGGGACAGGTCCCGCTGACGCGACGGACCTGGTGAAGCGCATCCTGGACATGAAGAACCTCGAACTGAGGGGAGTGATGACCATGGCGCCTTTCACCGACGATGAGGGCGTCATCCGGGAAACTTTCAAGGCTGCGCGGGAGCTCATGGAGGACATCAACGACTCCCTCGACATTTCCCTTGAAGAGCTTTCCATGGGAATGTCCTCTGATTATCGCATTGCCGTGGAAGAGGGAGCGACGATGGTGCGGATCGGAACGGCAATTTTCGGACACAGGGATTGA
- a CDS encoding M23 family metallopeptidase yields the protein MLHWPPFSRYQVRQIKFYSTIGGIVLVSVLVLGNIIAALVCDHVTVKKGSYVLKNGFPLFIDAKEYIRMVKRYPHNAGVRLITHRLAGGESYWDVAYQYHVNIDTLIAANPFITSLVPKDGIEVVVPASDGVLLAFDDLLDVRRMRNLLAYSGEVRGDYLPTPFKIISSDDIRLVFFKGVKPMIVNNSLEKLYRIKNIFQSPIARGNFTSLFGDRVHPFMQDGEMRYHNGVDIISGWRTPVHPARDGIVIFTGWRGGFGNTIMVQHYEGYTTLYGHLDSINVKCGEWVTKKDMIGRVGSTGWSTGPHLHFTVMKHGWDIDPLMFIW from the coding sequence ATGTTACACTGGCCGCCTTTCAGCAGGTATCAGGTACGTCAGATTAAATTCTATTCCACGATCGGGGGGATCGTTCTCGTTTCCGTCCTTGTCCTGGGGAACATCATCGCAGCACTGGTGTGCGATCACGTCACGGTCAAGAAGGGAAGCTATGTGCTCAAGAACGGTTTTCCGCTCTTCATCGACGCGAAAGAATATATACGCATGGTCAAGCGCTATCCCCACAACGCCGGCGTCAGGCTCATAACGCACCGCCTCGCCGGAGGCGAGTCATACTGGGATGTGGCCTATCAATATCACGTCAACATCGACACCCTTATTGCGGCAAATCCCTTCATAACGTCCCTCGTGCCGAAGGACGGCATCGAGGTGGTGGTGCCCGCATCAGACGGCGTCCTTCTTGCCTTTGACGATCTTCTGGACGTGCGGCGCATGCGGAATCTCCTGGCATACAGCGGAGAGGTGCGGGGCGATTACCTGCCCACGCCCTTTAAAATAATCTCGTCCGACGATATCAGGCTTGTCTTCTTCAAGGGCGTGAAGCCCATGATCGTGAACAACTCCCTGGAAAAATTATACCGGATCAAGAATATTTTCCAATCGCCCATAGCGCGGGGAAATTTCACCTCGCTTTTCGGCGACAGGGTCCACCCGTTCATGCAGGACGGGGAGATGCGCTACCATAACGGCGTAGACATTATTTCGGGCTGGCGCACTCCCGTGCATCCGGCCCGGGACGGGATCGTTATCTTCACCGGCTGGCGCGGCGGCTTCGGGAATACCATCATGGTCCAGCACTACGAGGGATATACCACTCTCTATGGGCATCTGGATTCCATCAACGTGAAATGCGGCGAATGGGTCACGAAGAAGGACATGATCGGCAGGGTCGGATCCACCGGCTGGTCGACGGGCCCGCACCTGCATTTCACGGTCATGAAGCACGGCTGGGACATCGATCCGCTGATGTTTATCTGGTAG
- a CDS encoding alpha/beta hydrolase: MRYFNLLIMFILLAGCSSIKYTTDDVKKEIQQEKIGTSHFVKIGGQTLHYLEDGQGEPMILIHGWLCWGAYWKKIIPRVKSTYHVFAPDLLGHGISDKPLDKTCSYGTDAQAERILAFMDALSIKKAYLVGHSMGGEIAA, from the coding sequence ATGAGATATTTTAATCTATTGATCATGTTCATTTTGCTAGCTGGATGCTCGTCAATTAAATACACCACTGACGATGTAAAAAAGGAGATCCAGCAGGAAAAAATCGGCACATCCCACTTCGTGAAAATCGGCGGCCAAACCCTTCATTACCTGGAAGACGGTCAGGGCGAGCCCATGATCCTGATCCACGGATGGCTCTGCTGGGGCGCCTACTGGAAAAAGATCATACCCCGGGTGAAGAGCACATATCACGTGTTCGCCCCCGATCTCCTGGGCCATGGTATTTCAGACAAGCCCCTTGACAAGACCTGCAGTTACGGCACCGACGCCCAGGCAGAGAGGATTTTAGCCTTCATGGACGCCCTTTCCATAAAAAAGGCATATCTGGTGGGACACAGTATGGGAGGCGAAATAGCGGCATAA